The following is a genomic window from Hymenobacter sp. APR13.
CGGAATCCGAAGCAGCGGCAGCGCCTTTTTGTAATTAGTAATCAGCAATTAGTAATGAGGAATTGGGGGATGAAGCCCGGTTCAGGGACAAAGCAGGCCAAGCAACCGGTTGGAATTTGCTAACGCCCTGCCTCGCGCCAAAGAAGCGCCAATTACTCATTACTAATTATCAATTACTAATTGTCAGCCGGTACGCCAATAAGATACGTGACCTGCGGGCCCCACCAGTGGCGCACTTTGCCGGCCTGCCACCGGAACCTGCCCTGCGGATCGGCGCGGTGGGCCAGGGCCAGCAGCTGCGCGGGCGGGTACATGCGCAGGATGCTCACGGTGCCGTCCCAGAGGGTGAACAGCGGAATGAGCGGCACGACGTAGGTGAGCAGCAGCCGGCTCAGCCGGAACGGCCGGATGAAGGGCGTAACGAGTAGCTGCGCCACGGGCAGCACCGTCCAGGCCAGTAGAATTTCCAGCCAGTGCTTGCCGGCGCCTTCGAAGACGCCAATGCCGGCGCCCTGCCGAACGGCATCGGCCAGCAGCGCCTCGGCCAGCGGCGGCGGGAAGTGGTGGAAGGCCGAAAATACGGTGCGGAACCCCGGCAGCCCGGGCGGCACGGCGGTGGCATCAACGGCGGCGGGGGCGTAGCTCAAGCCCGGGGTGCGGGCCGCCAGCAGCTGCCAGGCCGCCGGCTGTGGGTATAGGTCGGTGAGGGTGACCTGGGCAGCGGGCAGGCCGGTGGCCTGCAGGGTGCGCAGCACGCCTTCGGTGCCGCCGCCGGCCCCGGCGCACAGCTCCAGCAGCTGGGTCTGGTGAGTGGCGTGCAGGGCGTCGCGCAGCAGCGGCACGATGGGCTGGTAGGTGCCCAGCGTGGAAATCATGAAGCGCAGGTAGTCCATCATGCCGGCCCGCACTACCCGCGGAAACCAGGGCAGGTCTTCGAACTCAAATAACTGAAGGCGTAATTTCACGCCGGAACATACGCAGAACCGCGTTAGCCTGGGCCCGCGCCCAGCGCACCCACAGCTGGCGGCTGGTGCGCTGCTGGCCTTCGGGGCTGTAGAGCCAGAAAACGGTAGCCCAGGCGGCCACCAGATACGGGGCCGTCATTTCCAGCAAGCTCACCGACGACAGGAACGGCAGCAGCAGCACCAGCAGCTGGTGGGCCAGTACAAAGAACAGCGTCACGCCCAGCGCGGCCATCGAGCGGCGCGACCAGTTGGGCTGCAGCCGGCTCAATAAAGCCAGAAACGGCACCGCAAGGGGAACCAGCGGTGCCGTAACAATGAGGGCCAGCATTCCTGTGATTAGGGCAATGGAAGCATCTTCGAACCGGCCGGAAGCCAGAATAGCACCCAGCAGCAGGGTGCCGCCCAGGTTGCTCATAATCCACAAAATCAGTGCGCGTAAAACCGTAGAGGAAATCAGGGAAGTAAAAGAACGCATAACAGAAAGGGTAAGAAGGTAGGCAATAGCTAGAATCCCGTTGTCCTGGTTGCTGCATACCTACGCACCGAAAAACATGCCCAGATTCCCTGAAAATGGACTTGTTTGGGAATCTGCAAACCCAATTTGAGCTATGCCTTACGGCTTATTCTCTATTTGGGCCGGCTGGCTGCTGCCGGCCGCGTCACCCACCAAGCCGTTGCCCCCGACGACAGCAGCCACGGCAGACTCAGGCCAAAAAATGCCGGGACAGTGCTTTGCAGATGCTGAGGTGGCAGGATTTTAAAGGCAAGTGGCTCGGTGCAGAAGATGAGCAGCTCCCATAGCACCCAGCATAACAGCGCGAATCCTTCAAATACCAGCGCGGTGCGTAGTAACAAGCGTGCTGGTGAAGTAGTGCTGCTGAATACACGCCGCATAAACGGCCGCCGTACCAGCGCCCCCAGCAACGCTGGAACTCCCAGAAACAACATGGTGCCCAATACGCCTAAGGCCAGATTCCCGCTAACGTAACGCAAAATGGAAATCAGGCCCTCAGAAGCGGATATCTTTTTTTCGACCCAAAATAGTAGCCACCCCACCACCGCAATCCACACCAGTCCCACACCCCACCACCAGGAAAGCCACATATGGCGGTGCGCCAGCGCGCGAGAATCTGTCTGCATAAAAAATAAGTTAGGGTTGTTGCTTGCAAAGAAGCAATGCTTTGCTGTGCTTTGCAATACAAAGTGCTTTTAGCTATGATGAAGCCTGCCGTAGATCCGTTAGCCCAACTCACCGAGATTCGCGCCATCATGGAGCGCTCGTCGCGCTTTATCTCGCTTAGCGGCCTGAGTGGGGTGGGGGCCGGCGTGGTAGCGCTGGCCGGCGCCGGCGCCGGGCATTGGTTTCTGCGCCGCGAGTACGGCGCCACCGGCTACCTGCGCCTGTTGGAAAGCACCACGGCCGAGCGGCTGCTGGTGCTGCCCTACCTGGTAGGCCTGGCCGCCGCCATGATTGGGGCGGCGCTGCTGGTGGCCACGTTCTTTACCTTGCGCCGCGCCCGGCAGGCAGGATTGCCGCTGTGGAACTCGCTGGGGCGGCGGCTGGCCCTCAGCCTGGCTATTCCGCTGGTGGCGGGCGGGCTGTTTTGCCTGGCGCTGTTTGTGCGCGGCGCCGTGAGTTTGGTGGTGCCGGGGTTGCTGCTGTTCTACGGGCTGGCTTTGCTGAACGCCAGCAAGTACACGCTGGAAGAAATTCGGTGGCTGGGCCTCACGCAGATAGCGCTGGGGCTGCTGGCCGTGTTGCTGCCCGGGGCCGGATTGCTGTTCTTTGCGCTGGGTTTCGGCCTGGGCCACATCGGCTACGGCCTGCTCATGTACAACCGCTACGAACGGTGAGTAATAGTGCGTAGTGCTTGGTGCATAGTGCTTAGGCCGTTCGAAATTCATGATCTATCAGTCTCAAAATATATACACAGCAACTAAGCACCAGTCATTACGCTCTAAAATCGAAGCACGAAGCACTAACAACGAAGCACAAACTTGAAACACGTCATCCACACGCTCAATAAAGCCTTTGACCACCGTGTGCGGCTGGGCGTGATGGCCGTGCTGATGGCCAACGACGCGGTGAGCTTCAACGACCTCAAGGAAACCCTGGAGCTGACCGATGGCAACCTGGCCAGCCATGTGGCGGCGCTGGAGAAGGCGGGCTACGTGCAGGTCAGCAAGCAGTTTGTGGGCAAGAAGCCCAACACCACCTACACCGCCTCCGCCGACGGCAAAACGGCCTTTCAGGAGCATCTGGCGGCGCTGGAAAAACTGTTGCGGGGGTAACGGCTCTTTTTTTTGCCTCTAAACTTTGAAATACAAAGTTCTTTTAAAAAGCCGAAGCGCGGCAGTAGCGGACCTGCAACTCAGGCGCTGCTGCACCATTCGGCCTGCTTTTTCACTTCATCCTCTTTTCCTATGAACCATTCGCTGTCTGTTTCTGCTGCCGATTTTTCCGGCCCCGCGCCGGCGCCGCGCCTCACGCTTAGCACCCTGCAAAAAGTGGCGCTGCCGGTGGGCGCCATCGTCTTCGATCTGCTGTTCTGGCACGAGCGGGCCGGCCTGAATATGCTGCTCTACACGCTGCTGGTGGTGGGCGCGACGGTGGCCGGGCTGCCGCGGCACGCGCCACAGTGGCGTTCCGGCGGGTTTCGGCTGGCGCTGGCGGGCACGCTGCTGAGTGCGGCCATGGTGGCCTGGTACGGCTCGGGGGCGGCGCTGCTGGCCTGCGTGGCGTCGTTGGCGGTGTGGCTGGGCTTCGTGAACCAGCCCCACCTGCGTCTGGTGGCGTATGCGCTGGCGACGGCGCTGGCCAGCGCCTGGCAGGTGGTGCCGCGCCTGCTGACGCTGCTGCGCCTGCCCGGCGACCTGGGCAGCCGCTTCGGCCGCAGCTGGTACTATGGGCGGCTGCTGGGCGTGCCGCTGCTGGCGCTGGGCGTGTTTCACGTGTTATTTCTGATTGCCAATCCGCGCTACGAGGCCGCGGCCAGCCAGGTGCTCGACTGGGCAGGGGAGTGGCTGGCGGCGCTTTTTGCTAACTTCTCGGTGCCGCACCTGCTGTTTTTCGGGCTGGGCTGGCTGCTGACCGGGGCCGCGCTGGTGCTGGTGCCGGTGCACTACTTCGCCGATACTGAGTCGCGCTTCGGCGAGTTCATCCGGCGGCAGCGCAACCGGGTGGCCTCGTTCGGCGTGCGCCAGCCCGATTTCCGGGAGAAGCGCTTCCGGGCCCTCGACCTGCGCAAGGAATACTTAGTGGCGCTCAGTTTGCTGGTGCTCGTAAATGTGCTGCTGCTGGTCGTCAACGCCATTGACATCAACTGGCTGTGGTTTGGCTTCGAGCCGGCTCCCGGCTTCGACCTCACGCAGTTTGTGCACGAAGGCACCTATGTGCTGATCCTGAGCATTCTGGTGGCCATGGGTATCGTGCTGTGGTTTTTCCGCCGCAACCTGAACTTCTATAAGCCCGGCCTGCCGGTGCTGCGCAGTTTGGCCACGGTGTGGGTGCTGCAGAACGCGGTGCTGGCCGTGTCGGTGGGCTTGCGCAACTACTACTACATCCTGCACACGGGCCTGGCCTACAAGCGCATTGGGGTGTACGGGTTTCTGCTGCTGACCTTTTTCGGGCTGGTTACGGTGCTGCTCAAGATCTGGCAGCGCCGCTCGGCCTACTCGCTGGTGCGCCTCAATGCGCTGGCCGCCTATCTGCTGCTGCTGGGCTTTGCGGTCGGCAACTGGGAAATCTGGATTGCGCGCTACAACCTGCGCCCCCAACTCCACACCCTCGACTACGGCTTCCTGCTGGAGATGCCCGACCGGGTGCTGCCCGAACTGGCCGCCCATGCAGACGTGCTCACCCGCCGCCACCTCGTGCACGAAGCCTACAACGGCACCTGGACCAGCCTTAGCCCTGAAGAAGCCCAGCGCCGCCTACGCCAGCGGCTGCAGGAATTCCGCGCCCTGCAGGAGGCCCGTCACTGGCCCAGCTATACCGCCGCCGACTGGCAGGCCTACCAGACCATCAGCCAGTAAAACCCACCAATCCACCACCCCACAAACCCACCACGTCATGCTGCTGCAATTCTCCCTTACCGTCGTCGCGCTGCTGATTTGTGCCGGCGCCGTAGCGGCGCTGGCCGGCCTGCTGGCCTGGCAGGAGCGCGCCGCCGACCCCGATTCGCGCCGCCTGCGCCTGGTGCGGGCCGTGCTGCCCGTCACTAGCGTGCTGCTCCTGCTGCTGCTGGGCGCGGTGTTTTCGCTGATGATGCTTTGGTCGCCGCAGGGGGCGGCGGCGCTGGCCAGCCTCTAACGCCATGACGACCATGCGCATCCTGCCCGACGACCTCCCAAAATCCGGCTACCAACCCCAGCTGGCAACTCCACCTTCCGCCGGCCGAGCCCTGAGCGTGCTGATTGCCGTGTGTGCCGTGCTGTGGATATGGCTGATGCTGCCTCAATGGTGGCTGGCTAATGGTGTAGCGCGGCAGAACCAGGTGAGCCACATCGTATTTCATGAAATTGTGGTTTGGCTTATAATCAGCAGCGTCAACATCATTCTTCTTCAGTATGCTACCCGACCGATGTGGCTTGGTGAAAGAGCTAGCCTGCTGGAAGAAGCAAAAAGAGGTTTTGTGCTACTGCTATGCCTGATGTTTCACCTAATCACGCCTGCGTTTGCTCTCTTTCTGTTGATGGCTCTTGCAATGGATTGAAGTAAGGTTTCAACATGACTAATCTCCAACTCTTCGCCGCCCGCGCCCTGTGGCAGCTGCCCACCGCCCTGTGGTGGGTGCTGGGCCTGTTCGCAGGGGCCATCTTCAGCATCCAGCTGGAAAAAGAGCTTTTCCCGAATACACCGGCCGCAGTGCGAGTGGCGCATGTAGTCTGGAAGCTATGCGCGTTGCTGGTTCCCTTCCTGACGATGCTGTGGCTGTGGCGCATCACCCTGCTGATAGAGCACCCTGGCTGGCGGCTGGTGTGGTGTATTGGGTCCGGCGTAGCCACAGTAGCCATGGCAGGGCTGGCCTTGATGTTGGTGGTGATACTGCTGCTGGCCTGAGCGGAAGCAGATTGGCCGCCGGCCGCGCAGCCCGCCAAGCGCAGGGCGGCCACGATGTTTGGTGCTTTTCGCACGGCCGGGGCCGTACCTATCTGGTATATTTGTGGTTCCTTTGGCGGCTGCTCCGCCAGCCTGCCGCCCTAACTGCCCCGCATGTCCGCTCCGCAAGCTCCGAAGACAAACCCCGCTCCCCGGCCGCGCCGGCCCTGGTCGAACCGCCTGTCACGGGCTGCCTGGGCCGTGTTTGTGGTGGGCGTGGGCTTTTTTCTGCTCTATCCCATCCTGGTCAGCATGAACTTCCTGTTCCTGTTCGGCAAGTCGCCGAGCCTGGAAGAGCTGGAAGACCCCAAGGTGGAGCAGCCGTCCGAAATCTACACCGCCGACGGCGTGCTCATCGGCAAATACTTCCGCGAAAACCGCGTGCCGGTGCCGCTGAGCAAGATGTCGCCGCTGCTGATAAAGGCCCTGGTAGCCACCGAAGACGTGCGCTACTACGAGCATTCCGGCATCGACCTGACGGCGCTGGCCCGCGCCGCGTCGGGCGTCGTGACGGGCAACCGCAGCGGCGGCGGCTCCACCATCACCCAGCAGCTGGCCAAAAACCTCTACAACACCCGCCGCGGCGAAACCCGGGGCGGCCTGGGCTACATTCCGGTGGTAAGCACGCTGGTCAGCAAAACCAAGGAGTGGCTGACGGCCGTGGAGCTGGAGCGGCGCTACACCAAGGAGGAAATCCTGCGGATGTATTTCAACACCGTGGAATACGGCTCCAAGGCTTACGGCATCAAGGTGGCCGCCAAAACCTTCTACAGCACCTCGCCCGACAGCCTCACCGCCGACCAGGCCGCTATGCTGGTGGGCATGCTCAACAACCCCACCGCCTACAACCCGCGCTTCCACCCCGAGGCCGCCCGCAAGCGCCGCAACCTGGTGCTCACGCGCATGGGCCAGGCCGGCATGCTGCCCGCCGCCGAGGTGGCCGCGCTGCAACAGCAGCCCATTGCCCTGAAATACCAGGTGGAAAAGCACATCGACGGCCCGCCCACCTACTTCCGCGGCGCCGTGAGCCAGTTCGTGAATGAGTGGTGCGAGAATAACGGCTACGATATGTACCGCGACGGCCTCAAAATCTACACCACCATCGACTCGCGGATGCAGCAGTACGCCGAGGAATCGGTGCAGGAGCGCATGAAGCGGCTGCAGCAGCAGTTCGACCGGTTCTGGAAAAACCGTGACTCCAATCCCTGGGTGGATGAGGAAGGCAATGAGATTCCCGGCTTCATTGAAACCCAGATGAAGCGCACCGAGCAGTACAAGGAGCTGGCCGCCCGCTACAAAGGCCGCCCCGACCTGCTGGAGCAGGCTCTCAACACCAAGCGCCCCACTAAAGTCTTTACTTGGAAAGGCGACGGCGACACCACGCTGCTGCTCTCGCCCCTCGACTCGCTGGCCTACTACAAGCACTTTCTGCACGCTGGCATGATGAGTATGGACCCCTTCACGGGCCAGATCAAGGCCTGGGTGGGCGGCCTCGACTACCAGTTTTTCCAGTACGACCACGTGAAGCAGGGCAAGCGCCAGGCCGGATCCACCTTCAAGCCCTTCGTCTACCTCACGGCCCTCGACAACGGCTACGCGCCCTGCGACCGAATCCGGGATGAGCGGGTGACCATCAACTACGTGGAAAACGGTGAGCCCATGGAGTGGAAGCCCGACAACGTGACCCGCGAGTACACCGGCATCAACATGACGCTGCGCCACGCCATGGCCCGCTCCGTAAACTCCGTAACGGCCCAGCTCACGGAGCGCGTAGGCTGGGAAAACGTAGCCAAATACGCGCACAAAGTGGGCATCAAGAGCCCGCTGCTGTCGGTACCCAGTATCGGCCTGGGCTCGGGTGGCGACGTGAGCGTGTACGAGATGGTGAATGCCTACAGCACCTTCGTCAACCAGGGCTTCCAGAGTGAGCCGATGATTGTGACCCGCATCGAGGACCGCAACGGCAACGTGATAAAGCAGTTTGACCCCAAGCAGCGGCGCGCCATTCCGTCGGAAACGGCGTGGCTGATGCTTTACATGCTGCGCGGCGGCATGGACGAGCCCGGCGGCACCTCGCAGGCGCTGTGGGAGTACGAGCTGTGGAAGAAAGACAACCAGATCGGGGGCAAAACCGGCACCACCTCCAACTACTCCGACGGCTGGTACATGGGCGTCAGCAAAGACCTCGTGACCGGCGTGTGGGTGGGCGGCGAAGACCGCAGCATCCACTTCCAGAACTCGCAGCAGGGCGAAGGCGGCCGCACGGCGCTGCCCATCTTCGGCAAGTACATGGAGAAGGTCTACGAAGACGAGGACCTGGGTATCACCATGGGTCCGTTCCCGAAATACCAGGGCAAAATCTCCCGCAAGTACATCTGCGTGAGCGAGTCGGAGCCGCGCCGCCGCCGTGCAGAACCCGTGGACACCATCGTGGCCGACAACCTGCTGGAGCAGCTCAACAACGCCGAAACCCCGCTGGCCGTGCCGGACAGCCTGTAAGCTTGCATCCCGAATGGCTATTACACAGCAGCGCCCGGTCTTGAGAAAGGCCGGGCGCTGCTGTGTGTTGTATGCCGTGAAACTGCTTATTCCTCGCCGTAGAACGATTCCAGTGCGGGCTTCA
Proteins encoded in this region:
- a CDS encoding DUF4173 domain-containing protein, whose amino-acid sequence is MNHSLSVSAADFSGPAPAPRLTLSTLQKVALPVGAIVFDLLFWHERAGLNMLLYTLLVVGATVAGLPRHAPQWRSGGFRLALAGTLLSAAMVAWYGSGAALLACVASLAVWLGFVNQPHLRLVAYALATALASAWQVVPRLLTLLRLPGDLGSRFGRSWYYGRLLGVPLLALGVFHVLFLIANPRYEAAASQVLDWAGEWLAALFANFSVPHLLFFGLGWLLTGAALVLVPVHYFADTESRFGEFIRRQRNRVASFGVRQPDFREKRFRALDLRKEYLVALSLLVLVNVLLLVVNAIDINWLWFGFEPAPGFDLTQFVHEGTYVLILSILVAMGIVLWFFRRNLNFYKPGLPVLRSLATVWVLQNAVLAVSVGLRNYYYILHTGLAYKRIGVYGFLLLTFFGLVTVLLKIWQRRSAYSLVRLNALAAYLLLLGFAVGNWEIWIARYNLRPQLHTLDYGFLLEMPDRVLPELAAHADVLTRRHLVHEAYNGTWTSLSPEEAQRRLRQRLQEFRALQEARHWPSYTAADWQAYQTISQ
- a CDS encoding transglycosylase domain-containing protein, giving the protein MSAPQAPKTNPAPRPRRPWSNRLSRAAWAVFVVGVGFFLLYPILVSMNFLFLFGKSPSLEELEDPKVEQPSEIYTADGVLIGKYFRENRVPVPLSKMSPLLIKALVATEDVRYYEHSGIDLTALARAASGVVTGNRSGGGSTITQQLAKNLYNTRRGETRGGLGYIPVVSTLVSKTKEWLTAVELERRYTKEEILRMYFNTVEYGSKAYGIKVAAKTFYSTSPDSLTADQAAMLVGMLNNPTAYNPRFHPEAARKRRNLVLTRMGQAGMLPAAEVAALQQQPIALKYQVEKHIDGPPTYFRGAVSQFVNEWCENNGYDMYRDGLKIYTTIDSRMQQYAEESVQERMKRLQQQFDRFWKNRDSNPWVDEEGNEIPGFIETQMKRTEQYKELAARYKGRPDLLEQALNTKRPTKVFTWKGDGDTTLLLSPLDSLAYYKHFLHAGMMSMDPFTGQIKAWVGGLDYQFFQYDHVKQGKRQAGSTFKPFVYLTALDNGYAPCDRIRDERVTINYVENGEPMEWKPDNVTREYTGINMTLRHAMARSVNSVTAQLTERVGWENVAKYAHKVGIKSPLLSVPSIGLGSGGDVSVYEMVNAYSTFVNQGFQSEPMIVTRIEDRNGNVIKQFDPKQRRAIPSETAWLMLYMLRGGMDEPGGTSQALWEYELWKKDNQIGGKTGTTSNYSDGWYMGVSKDLVTGVWVGGEDRSIHFQNSQQGEGGRTALPIFGKYMEKVYEDEDLGITMGPFPKYQGKISRKYICVSESEPRRRRAEPVDTIVADNLLEQLNNAETPLAVPDSL
- a CDS encoding winged helix-turn-helix domain-containing protein — its product is MKHVIHTLNKAFDHRVRLGVMAVLMANDAVSFNDLKETLELTDGNLASHVAALEKAGYVQVSKQFVGKKPNTTYTASADGKTAFQEHLAALEKLLRG